A stretch of Acidimicrobiales bacterium DNA encodes these proteins:
- a CDS encoding replication-relaxation family protein: MSRRVGRRQLEQLGDQLSPRDLAVLGSTRRFRLVTGDQLRRLHFRDHATPETGARVARRVLSRLAGHGLLVRLERRIGGIRAGSAGHIYALSSLGHRALGTEIRKRTTEPSFTFVKHTLAITELSTTLIELDAADQIDLLELQPEPAAWRTHRAGLVENILKPDLFVQVADDEYELSWFIEIDCGTESRPTIQRKCHAYADYRRTGAEQERHGVFPLVLWIAPDERRRAQLEQAITGDRRIDPDLFVVTTSNKATEVITDTGRQP, from the coding sequence ATGAGTCGTCGTGTCGGCCGCCGCCAGCTCGAACAACTCGGGGACCAGCTCAGCCCCCGGGACCTCGCGGTTCTCGGAAGCACCCGTCGATTCCGCCTTGTGACAGGTGATCAGCTTCGCCGGCTCCACTTCCGGGATCACGCAACACCGGAGACCGGCGCCCGAGTCGCACGGCGTGTCCTCAGTCGGCTCGCCGGTCACGGACTGCTCGTCCGCCTCGAACGACGGATCGGCGGCATCCGGGCCGGATCGGCGGGTCACATCTACGCCCTCAGCTCGCTCGGACACCGAGCACTCGGGACCGAGATCCGCAAACGGACAACCGAACCGAGCTTCACGTTCGTCAAGCACACGCTCGCCATCACCGAGCTTTCGACGACCCTGATTGAACTCGACGCCGCCGATCAGATCGACCTGCTCGAACTCCAGCCCGAACCGGCTGCCTGGCGCACTCATCGAGCTGGACTCGTCGAGAACATCTTGAAGCCCGACCTCTTCGTCCAGGTCGCCGACGACGAGTACGAGCTGAGCTGGTTCATCGAGATCGACTGCGGCACCGAATCCCGACCGACAATCCAGCGCAAGTGCCACGCCTACGCCGACTACCGGCGAACTGGCGCCGAGCAAGAACGCCACGGCGTCTTCCCGCTGGTCCTGTGGATCGCTCCCGACGAACGTCGACGCGCACAGCTGGAGCAGGCCATCACAGGTGATCGCCGGATCGACCCTGACCTCTTCGTCGTCACGACGTCGAACAAGGCGACCGAGGTCATCACCGACACAGGCCGCCAGCCATGA
- a CDS encoding antirestriction protein ArdA produces the protein MEGTHEQHEHLNHEPEPRIYAASLADYNNGNLHGRWIDANQGPDDLHAEIADMLSTSKLPGAEEWAIHDYEGFGSFRLSEYESIDTVARIAQGIAEHGTVFAHWVDHVGTTDTDSLDHFDEHYLGAWDSLSDYAEQLLDDLGVDPDHLVPGWLSPYLTIDYEQLGYDMATDLYVSEDGSETHLFQP, from the coding sequence ATGGAAGGAACCCATGAACAACACGAACACCTGAACCACGAGCCCGAGCCCCGCATCTATGCCGCCTCGCTCGCCGACTACAACAACGGCAACCTGCACGGCCGCTGGATCGACGCCAACCAAGGCCCCGACGACCTCCACGCGGAGATCGCCGACATGCTCAGCACCTCGAAGCTCCCCGGCGCCGAAGAGTGGGCGATCCACGACTACGAGGGCTTCGGCAGCTTCCGCCTCTCGGAGTACGAAAGTATCGACACCGTCGCCCGCATTGCCCAGGGCATCGCCGAGCACGGCACCGTCTTCGCCCACTGGGTCGACCACGTCGGCACCACCGACACCGACTCCCTCGACCACTTCGACGAGCACTACCTCGGCGCCTGGGACAGCCTCAGCGACTACGCCGAACAACTCCTCGACGACCTCGGCGTCGACCCCGACCACCTCGTCCCCGGCTGGCTGAGCCCGTACCTCACCATCGACTACGAGCAGCTCGGCTACGACATGGCCACCGACCTCTACGTGTCCGAGGACGGTTCTGAGACCCACCTCTTTCAACCGTGA
- a CDS encoding helix-turn-helix transcriptional regulator — translation MEPEQAKRLGTYLREARQAKGLSARQLGDLTDINDATIVRFENGSFTAPAPDKLARIAEALDLSIADVFALAEYSSPSELPNFTPYLRTKYRDLPEDAVVQIEKYVARLAKKHGVALDGPAPGEDESP, via the coding sequence ATGGAGCCTGAGCAAGCCAAACGGCTCGGCACGTACCTGAGGGAAGCTCGCCAGGCGAAGGGCCTTTCCGCCCGCCAGCTCGGCGACCTCACCGACATCAACGACGCCACCATCGTCCGCTTCGAGAACGGCAGCTTCACCGCACCCGCACCCGACAAGCTGGCCCGCATTGCCGAAGCACTCGACCTCTCGATCGCCGACGTGTTCGCCCTCGCCGAGTACTCCTCGCCGAGCGAACTGCCCAACTTCACGCCCTACCTGCGCACCAAGTATCGGGACCTACCCGAAGACGCCGTCGTGCAGATCGAGAAGTACGTCGCCCGTCTCGCTAAGAAGCACGGCGTCGCCCTCGACGGTCCCGCTCCCGGCGAAGACGAAAGCCCATGA
- a CDS encoding ImmA/IrrE family metallo-endopeptidase has protein sequence MPTSNININYRGTLALLRGLVPHRRVNQREAFQVAELQAARLRQHLGIDDARFPTEALDLPRIRVEYDADLPSSGMTFWNGSTWVIVINSTEAPTRQRFSLVHEFKHIVDHTTKHRLYGPDARRHDPPAERAADYFAACVLMPKLYVKRHWGQGPRTLTPMAKTFDVSPAAMKYRLDQLGLLGEAQRCRWSRHAYRRVLPRTLELAA, from the coding sequence ATGCCAACGTCGAACATCAACATCAACTACCGAGGCACGCTGGCCCTCCTGCGCGGGCTGGTTCCACACCGAAGAGTGAACCAGCGGGAAGCCTTTCAGGTAGCCGAGCTACAGGCCGCCCGCCTGCGTCAGCACCTCGGCATCGACGACGCTCGCTTCCCGACCGAAGCACTCGACCTGCCTCGCATCCGTGTCGAGTACGACGCCGACCTCCCCAGCAGTGGCATGACCTTCTGGAACGGGTCGACCTGGGTGATCGTCATCAACTCCACCGAGGCTCCGACCCGGCAACGGTTCAGCCTGGTGCACGAGTTCAAGCACATCGTCGACCACACAACCAAGCATCGCCTGTACGGGCCTGACGCCCGACGCCACGACCCGCCTGCGGAACGAGCTGCTGACTACTTCGCAGCCTGCGTCCTCATGCCGAAGCTCTACGTGAAGCGCCACTGGGGCCAAGGCCCTCGGACGCTGACTCCGATGGCCAAGACCTTCGATGTCTCACCAGCAGCGATGAAGTACCGACTCGACCAGCTCGGCCTGCTTGGTGAAGCGCAGCGCTGCCGCTGGAGCCGACACGCCTACCGGCGAGTCCTCCCACGAACCCTGGAGCTGGCCGCATGA
- a CDS encoding PaaI family thioesterase, whose protein sequence is MRTAEQMNEFFGPLAPGLHGVVFDENEPDRVIGHIDVVDNLIAGTGFLFAPAIISLADTLCAAGCGNNIPEGHSFTTIELKTNFLSSARVGERVVAVATPAHLGRQTHVWDVEVTNEATGRTMALFRCTQMVLAPRG, encoded by the coding sequence ATGCGCACGGCAGAACAGATGAACGAGTTCTTCGGCCCACTTGCACCGGGCCTGCACGGCGTGGTGTTCGACGAGAACGAGCCGGACCGGGTGATCGGCCACATCGACGTGGTCGACAACCTCATCGCGGGCACCGGATTCCTCTTCGCCCCGGCCATCATCTCGCTCGCCGACACCCTGTGCGCGGCCGGGTGTGGGAACAACATCCCCGAGGGCCACAGCTTCACGACGATCGAGCTGAAGACGAACTTCCTGTCGAGCGCCCGGGTCGGCGAGCGCGTCGTCGCCGTCGCGACGCCGGCCCACCTCGGGCGCCAGACCCACGTGTGGGACGTCGAGGTCACGAACGAGGCCACAGGTCGCACGATGGCGCTGTTCCGCTGCACCCAGATGGTGCTCGCACCGAGAGGCTGA
- a CDS encoding phytanoyl-CoA dioxygenase family protein — MLDDGQLAALEQRGHVLLAGFVDPEGVAAMQDAVWSFLHGRGIEPDRPADWPPKIDKLQPLRKAGAFDPFLRPELDRLADQLIGAGQWSDLGTRPQALVSLPEPGPWTLPHQTWHFDLPPRGPTATWGAVRFLGFVDRVAPRGGGTLVVEGSHRLVRRLVEASPDADAGHGADARKVLRRHPWFAALNDSTASPEHLLEGAEVDGVDVRVVELTGDAGDLVVMHPWLMHNIAMNCSERPRMMMSYTRYGKYASMSDR, encoded by the coding sequence GTGCTCGACGACGGGCAACTCGCCGCGCTCGAGCAGCGCGGACATGTCCTGCTAGCCGGCTTCGTGGATCCCGAGGGCGTCGCCGCGATGCAGGACGCCGTCTGGTCCTTCCTGCACGGCCGGGGCATCGAGCCCGACCGCCCCGCCGACTGGCCCCCGAAGATCGACAAGCTGCAACCGCTCCGCAAGGCAGGCGCCTTCGACCCGTTCCTGCGCCCCGAACTGGACCGTCTGGCCGACCAGCTCATCGGTGCCGGACAGTGGAGCGATCTCGGCACCCGTCCGCAGGCGCTCGTGAGCCTTCCCGAGCCGGGACCGTGGACCCTCCCCCACCAGACCTGGCACTTCGATCTGCCGCCCCGGGGACCGACGGCCACCTGGGGTGCGGTGCGGTTCCTCGGGTTCGTCGACCGGGTGGCGCCACGGGGCGGCGGCACGCTGGTGGTCGAGGGTTCCCACCGGCTGGTTCGCCGGCTCGTCGAGGCATCGCCCGATGCCGACGCCGGCCACGGCGCGGACGCCCGCAAGGTGCTGCGACGCCATCCGTGGTTCGCCGCGCTCAACGACTCGACTGCGTCGCCCGAGCACCTGTTGGAGGGGGCAGAGGTCGACGGTGTCGACGTCCGGGTCGTCGAACTCACCGGCGACGCGGGCGACCTCGTCGTGATGCACCCGTGGCTGATGCACAACATCGCGATGAACTGCTCGGAGCGCCCCCGGATGATGATGAGCTACACGCGCTACGGGAAGTACGCCTCGATGTCGGACCGGTAG
- a CDS encoding PQQ-dependent sugar dehydrogenase — protein MRHWLVAFALLAAGLALAPPASAGSVDGYEPGPCIVNAVGPHSFVDVAPGEFYSNAVGWAALNDITEGTDPTHFSPAAVVSRAQFATFLWRMVCEPGAAGLAPFVDILRPSFYAAAVDWLWDAGHTTGRTTTTYVPDGDLTRAEFATFLFRLAGEPGGAPPSGFVDVVADSFYEDAVDWLKWRALTTGTSPTTFEPNRSITRAEAVTFLYRLNLKADGIIDPADLDLGFDTVLSGLSSPVAAAVHPVDGSIFIAEQGGRLLRVPATGAGDPDWGAGATEVWSIPAGYSLPGCGECGLLGVAVSPDGGHIYLSFTASGGSQAHRSIVLEYALVGGVPTGAADELFDVEQPYTNHNGGHLAFGPDDLLYLSFGDGGSGGDPEENGQDLNTLLGKILRVDPSGGPGYTNPESNPFHGGTPGYDQIFAVGVRNPWKFSFDTETGDLWVADVGQDRREEFTRLEAHLGGGLGANLGWDTWEGTYHHEPSDPPIADHVGPTYEYTTNGDEGGSITGGFVYRGDDIVGLNGTYLWADFKEPELRGFNDEFSGGAIWFDVDVPGGSVTSFVQDLHGEVYAISRGGSISKVVPA, from the coding sequence ATGAGGCACTGGCTCGTCGCGTTCGCCCTTCTCGCCGCGGGCCTGGCCCTGGCACCACCCGCGAGCGCCGGATCCGTCGACGGCTACGAGCCCGGACCGTGCATCGTGAACGCGGTCGGTCCGCACAGCTTCGTCGACGTCGCGCCGGGCGAGTTCTACTCGAACGCCGTCGGGTGGGCGGCGCTCAACGACATCACCGAGGGCACGGACCCGACGCACTTCTCACCGGCGGCGGTGGTGAGCCGGGCCCAGTTCGCGACCTTCCTGTGGCGCATGGTCTGCGAACCGGGCGCCGCCGGGCTCGCGCCCTTCGTCGACATCCTGCGCCCGTCCTTCTACGCCGCCGCGGTGGATTGGCTGTGGGATGCGGGCCACACGACGGGACGCACCACGACGACCTATGTGCCCGACGGCGATCTCACCCGCGCCGAGTTCGCGACGTTCCTCTTCCGGCTGGCCGGCGAGCCCGGCGGCGCCCCGCCGAGCGGCTTCGTCGACGTGGTCGCCGACTCGTTCTACGAGGACGCGGTCGACTGGTTGAAGTGGCGGGCGCTCACGACGGGCACGAGCCCGACGACGTTCGAGCCGAACCGATCGATCACCCGGGCCGAGGCGGTCACCTTCCTGTACCGCCTCAACCTGAAGGCCGACGGGATCATCGATCCGGCTGATCTCGACCTCGGGTTCGACACGGTGCTGTCCGGCCTCTCATCGCCGGTTGCCGCGGCGGTGCACCCCGTCGACGGGTCGATCTTCATCGCCGAGCAGGGCGGACGCCTGCTACGGGTCCCTGCGACCGGCGCCGGTGATCCCGACTGGGGCGCCGGGGCGACCGAGGTGTGGTCGATCCCGGCCGGCTACAGCCTCCCGGGATGCGGTGAGTGCGGGCTGCTCGGCGTGGCCGTGTCGCCCGACGGCGGCCACATCTACCTGTCGTTCACGGCGTCCGGCGGGAGCCAGGCGCATCGTTCGATCGTGCTCGAGTACGCGCTCGTCGGCGGTGTGCCCACGGGCGCGGCCGACGAGTTGTTCGACGTCGAGCAGCCGTACACGAACCACAACGGCGGACATCTCGCCTTCGGGCCGGACGACCTGCTCTACCTGTCGTTCGGCGACGGCGGATCGGGCGGCGACCCCGAGGAGAACGGCCAGGACCTCAACACGCTCCTCGGGAAGATCCTGCGCGTCGACCCGTCCGGCGGGCCCGGCTACACGAACCCGGAGTCCAACCCGTTCCACGGCGGCACGCCCGGCTACGACCAGATCTTCGCGGTCGGCGTGCGCAACCCGTGGAAGTTCTCGTTCGACACCGAGACCGGTGACCTGTGGGTGGCCGACGTCGGCCAGGACCGCCGCGAGGAGTTCACCCGCCTCGAAGCCCATCTCGGTGGCGGGCTGGGCGCGAATCTCGGCTGGGACACCTGGGAGGGCACGTATCACCACGAACCGTCCGACCCCCCGATCGCCGATCATGTCGGCCCCACCTACGAGTACACGACCAACGGCGACGAAGGTGGCTCGATCACCGGCGGCTTCGTCTACCGGGGCGACGACATCGTCGGGCTGAACGGCACCTACCTCTGGGCCGATTTCAAGGAGCCGGAACTGCGCGGGTTCAACGATGAGTTCAGCGGCGGCGCGATCTGGTTCGACGTCGACGTGCCGGGTGGGTCCGTCACGTCGTTCGTCCAGGATCTCCACGGCGAGGTCTACGCCATCTCCCGCGGCGGCTCGATCTCGAAGGTCGTGCCCGCTTAG
- a CDS encoding NUDIX hydrolase translates to MTGSTPVRRSLFRAFGLLPRPFRRTLIRALRPSWTAGAVAVLQRDDGRFLFVKPVYREGWTLPGGLVDRGEDPGTAVIREMGEEVGATVRLVGEPMVIIDSTYRRLETAYRVELDGAVDPDSLVVTTPELDGIAWHGADDLPDLEPETSFLLDLVHRADEGDSRVRVWRDRNR, encoded by the coding sequence ATGACCGGATCGACCCCCGTGCGACGATCGCTCTTTCGGGCGTTCGGACTTCTGCCCCGCCCGTTTCGCCGCACGCTGATCCGGGCGCTACGACCCTCGTGGACCGCCGGTGCGGTGGCGGTCCTCCAGCGCGACGACGGCCGGTTCCTCTTCGTGAAGCCCGTCTATCGCGAGGGGTGGACGCTGCCGGGCGGTCTGGTCGACCGCGGCGAGGATCCCGGCACGGCCGTCATCCGGGAGATGGGGGAGGAGGTCGGCGCCACCGTCCGCCTCGTCGGCGAGCCGATGGTCATCATCGATTCGACCTACCGGCGGCTGGAGACCGCGTACCGCGTCGAGCTCGACGGGGCCGTCGACCCCGACTCGTTGGTCGTCACCACGCCGGAGCTCGACGGGATCGCCTGGCACGGCGCGGACGATCTGCCGGATCTCGAACCGGAGACGAGCTTTCTCCTCGACCTGGTGCACCGAGCGGATGAGGGTGACTCGCGGGTGAGGGTCTGGCGCGACCGCAACAGGTGA
- a CDS encoding sulfatase-like hydrolase/transferase, translating into MVALKVGALLVSMGLMRAGCTLVDPEPPVGEPVPDISLSYDQVDPVSGDLTVTATGVEIAPTAIDFRINLGAWVTDATAPFEHIFDTTALIDGVHMVSARASVDGTTVERREFVLTQNRPNFVIVMVDDLDETTMPFWDALPQTKALIADAGMNFTNAFAPDPVCCPARASILTGNYPHNTGVWDNSPPDGSYMAFRDAAELDTFATRLQAQGYSTSLIGKYLNGYELNLTDLPPGWDDWFGLGLNALSGYYYLANDNGTLVAHGTQPQHYVTDVLLGHALDYLDETEERDNQRFMMFLAVTAPHAPLEPAPRHAAHQWASDPLPLRPNFDEADVSDKPTWIRDGLDQYDAVELAAFDTEYQNRMGSLLAVDEAVAAVVAKLQANDELDNTVLIFLSDNGYNLGSHRIPQKQAPYEESIRIPLAIAGPGVPVAVDDRFVSHVDIAPTLLDLALAPYDDLDGESLVPLFTGSPTWRTDQLLEFRGTHGPGTDLHTLADVQNAIEQEITIRVPTYRALRTADWLYVEWYGGEVHEYELYDMALDPFQLDNLLATPQGVIDHAATTAVLQARLEELAACVGPTCHA; encoded by the coding sequence ATGGTCGCTCTCAAAGTCGGTGCGTTGCTCGTGTCGATGGGGTTGATGAGGGCGGGTTGCACGCTGGTGGACCCGGAGCCTCCCGTGGGCGAGCCGGTCCCCGACATCTCGCTGTCCTACGACCAGGTCGATCCGGTCAGCGGCGACCTGACGGTGACGGCGACCGGTGTCGAGATCGCCCCGACGGCGATCGACTTCCGGATCAATCTGGGGGCGTGGGTCACCGACGCGACCGCACCCTTCGAGCACATCTTCGACACGACGGCGCTGATCGACGGCGTTCACATGGTCAGCGCGCGGGCGTCCGTGGACGGCACCACGGTCGAACGCCGCGAGTTCGTCCTGACCCAGAATCGACCGAACTTCGTGATCGTGATGGTCGACGATCTCGACGAGACGACGATGCCGTTCTGGGACGCGCTACCCCAGACGAAGGCGCTGATCGCCGACGCCGGCATGAACTTCACGAACGCGTTCGCACCCGACCCCGTCTGTTGCCCTGCCCGCGCGTCGATCCTGACGGGGAACTATCCGCACAACACGGGCGTGTGGGACAACTCGCCTCCGGACGGCAGCTACATGGCGTTTCGTGACGCGGCCGAGCTCGACACCTTCGCCACGAGGCTCCAGGCGCAGGGCTATTCGACGTCCCTGATCGGCAAGTACCTGAACGGCTACGAGCTCAACCTGACCGACCTGCCCCCCGGATGGGACGACTGGTTCGGACTCGGCCTCAACGCCCTCAGCGGCTACTACTACCTGGCGAACGACAACGGCACGCTCGTCGCCCACGGTACCCAGCCCCAGCACTACGTGACCGATGTGCTGTTGGGTCATGCGCTCGACTATCTGGACGAGACGGAGGAGCGGGACAACCAGCGGTTCATGATGTTCCTGGCGGTCACCGCCCCGCACGCGCCGCTCGAACCCGCGCCGCGCCACGCCGCCCACCAGTGGGCGAGCGATCCGCTTCCGCTGCGGCCGAACTTCGACGAAGCGGACGTCTCCGACAAGCCGACGTGGATCCGCGACGGTCTCGACCAATACGACGCGGTCGAACTGGCCGCGTTCGACACCGAGTACCAGAACCGGATGGGTTCGCTGCTCGCCGTCGACGAAGCGGTCGCCGCGGTGGTCGCGAAGCTCCAGGCGAACGACGAACTCGACAACACGGTTCTGATCTTCCTCAGCGACAACGGATACAACCTCGGCTCCCACCGCATACCCCAGAAGCAGGCGCCGTACGAGGAGTCGATCCGGATTCCTCTCGCGATCGCCGGCCCGGGCGTGCCGGTCGCGGTCGACGACCGTTTCGTGAGCCACGTCGACATCGCCCCGACGCTGCTCGACCTCGCGCTTGCGCCGTACGACGACCTCGACGGCGAGTCCCTCGTGCCGCTGTTCACCGGATCACCGACTTGGCGGACCGATCAGCTGCTCGAGTTCCGTGGGACCCACGGGCCGGGGACTGATCTGCACACGCTCGCCGACGTACAGAACGCGATCGAGCAGGAGATCACGATCCGGGTGCCCACCTACCGGGCGCTGCGCACCGCCGACTGGCTGTACGTCGAGTGGTACGGCGGCGAGGTCCACGAGTACGAGCTCTACGACATGGCCTTGGATCCGTTCCAGCTCGACAATCTCCTCGCGACGCCGCAGGGGGTCATCGACCACGCCGCCACGACCGCGGTCCTCCAGGCGAGACTGGAAGAACTCGCGGCGTGTGTCGGACCCACCTGTCACGCGTAG
- a CDS encoding plastocyanin/azurin family copper-binding protein encodes MRRIAIVLVVLAVIAGACGDDGAGDATPDDATTTTTTANSDDGTGGDDGQPSGLPGLEDYEAVAATLEQPDFDRDLPPQPPESPIGAYGYSRYVYTQAGGEVVPSLIEGPLGYQTRCQEEAKDCSYQELKALYESGDEVPAYLGMDRETLGTLVEQLDAVNEAIHKYEDLDDACAAGLWKSTNQIANMGIHMIDGLESRTFDPSRPQMVLFASEDGLGLGAGEIGDCRNGEWTGEDGYVPVGAVFNVSLTPDHPDGFAGPIDNWHIHYNTCISRAEEAGQLGVDNDAVGEGGRAATTASVCREQGGQFLPIISSWMMHAYVADGFEAESGVFSMFNPSVWPLSDPDTLLDERTSQIGPGIESAQILNFSFGDVTVGVGETVRFANSDSVPHTVTAGSFIEPSGAFDSGVLGTGQAFEVAFDAPGQYELFCVLHPEMTGVVNVE; translated from the coding sequence ATGCGCCGCATCGCCATCGTGCTCGTCGTTCTTGCCGTCATCGCCGGAGCCTGTGGTGACGACGGGGCCGGGGACGCGACGCCCGACGACGCCACGACGACCACCACGACCGCGAACAGCGACGATGGCACCGGTGGCGACGACGGTCAGCCGTCCGGTCTGCCCGGCCTCGAGGACTACGAAGCGGTCGCCGCGACCCTGGAACAGCCGGACTTCGATCGTGACCTGCCGCCCCAACCCCCGGAGTCCCCGATCGGGGCCTACGGCTACTCGCGCTATGTGTACACGCAGGCCGGCGGCGAGGTCGTGCCGTCGCTGATCGAGGGGCCCCTCGGCTACCAGACCCGCTGTCAGGAAGAGGCGAAGGACTGCTCGTACCAGGAGCTGAAGGCGCTCTACGAGAGCGGTGACGAGGTTCCGGCCTATCTCGGCATGGACCGGGAGACGCTGGGCACGCTCGTCGAGCAGCTCGATGCGGTGAACGAAGCCATCCACAAGTACGAGGACCTCGACGACGCCTGCGCCGCCGGACTCTGGAAGAGCACCAACCAGATCGCCAACATGGGCATCCACATGATCGACGGTCTCGAGTCGCGGACCTTCGATCCGAGTCGGCCGCAGATGGTGCTCTTCGCGAGCGAGGACGGGCTCGGCCTCGGCGCCGGTGAGATCGGCGACTGTCGCAACGGAGAGTGGACCGGTGAGGACGGCTACGTGCCGGTCGGCGCGGTCTTCAACGTGTCGCTCACGCCCGATCACCCCGACGGTTTTGCGGGCCCGATCGACAACTGGCACATCCACTACAACACCTGCATTTCCCGCGCCGAGGAGGCGGGGCAGCTCGGCGTCGACAACGACGCCGTCGGAGAGGGAGGCCGAGCCGCGACGACAGCATCGGTTTGTCGGGAGCAGGGTGGTCAGTTCCTCCCGATCATCTCCAGCTGGATGATGCACGCCTACGTGGCCGACGGCTTCGAGGCCGAATCCGGCGTGTTCTCGATGTTCAACCCGTCGGTGTGGCCGCTGTCGGACCCGGACACGCTGCTCGACGAACGCACGTCGCAGATCGGCCCGGGGATCGAGTCCGCCCAGATCCTGAACTTCAGCTTCGGTGACGTCACGGTCGGCGTCGGCGAGACCGTCCGATTCGCCAACTCGGACTCCGTCCCGCACACGGTCACTGCCGGCTCGTTCATCGAGCCGAGCGGCGCATTCGACTCGGGCGTGCTCGGCACCGGACAGGCGTTCGAGGTCGCGTTCGATGCCCCGGGTCAGTACGAGCTTTTCTGTGTACTCCATCCCGAGATGACGGGCGTCGTCAACGTGGAGTGA
- a CDS encoding inositol monophosphatase family protein, with protein MTADDVLAVLHETADAVVDAFAGSIDWGPSGLKAGQYASDLVADAAVLAVLGAAGLRVLSEESGLGPGDGPVAVVDPLDGSTNASLGLPWFATSLCVVDDEGPWVAVVHNHGNGERYDAIRSGGARRDGVALADRSADAAGHGTTVVNGVPPHGIGWFRCMGAAALDLCAVADGRFRGYVDFHGGLGVWDYAGALLICREAGIEVVDAEGRELVVLDHAARRAPVAAPPSLLDELLGLRKSAGSAQ; from the coding sequence GTGACAGCCGATGACGTGCTCGCCGTCCTCCACGAAACGGCCGATGCGGTCGTCGACGCATTCGCCGGATCGATCGACTGGGGACCGTCCGGCCTGAAGGCGGGCCAGTACGCGTCGGACCTCGTGGCCGACGCCGCCGTCCTCGCGGTGCTCGGCGCGGCCGGGCTGCGCGTGCTGAGCGAGGAGAGCGGTCTCGGCCCGGGTGACGGCCCGGTGGCCGTCGTGGACCCGCTCGACGGCTCGACGAACGCGTCGCTCGGACTGCCGTGGTTCGCCACGAGTCTGTGTGTGGTGGACGACGAGGGCCCGTGGGTCGCCGTCGTGCACAACCACGGCAACGGCGAGCGCTACGACGCGATCCGCAGCGGCGGGGCGCGCCGCGATGGCGTCGCGCTCGCTGATCGATCCGCCGACGCGGCCGGCCACGGGACGACCGTCGTCAACGGCGTCCCGCCCCACGGCATCGGATGGTTCCGCTGCATGGGGGCGGCGGCGCTGGATCTCTGTGCGGTCGCGGACGGCCGGTTCCGCGGCTATGTCGACTTCCACGGTGGGCTCGGCGTGTGGGACTACGCCGGCGCGCTCCTGATCTGCCGCGAGGCGGGCATCGAGGTGGTCGACGCGGAGGGACGCGAGCTGGTCGTGCTCGACCACGCGGCGCGACGCGCGCCGGTCGCTGCGCCGCCCTCGCTGTTGGACGAGCTCCTGGGGCTGCGGAAATCGGCGGGGTCGGCGCAGTAG
- a CDS encoding peroxiredoxin — MDEGDIIDDFELPDQHGASVRLSSLVADGPLVLFFYPKAMTPGUTKESCHFRDLASEFGELGAQRVGISADPVDRQKEFDDKNSLGFPLLSDADREVAKAFGVKRLGPLPSKRATFVIDTDRRLVKSIRSETDMIKHADEALDALRSL, encoded by the coding sequence ATGGACGAAGGCGACATCATCGACGACTTCGAGCTCCCCGACCAGCACGGAGCGTCGGTTCGGCTCAGCAGCCTCGTCGCCGACGGGCCGCTCGTGTTGTTCTTCTACCCGAAGGCCATGACCCCCGGTTGAACGAAGGAAAGCTGCCATTTCCGCGACCTGGCGTCGGAGTTCGGTGAACTCGGCGCCCAGCGAGTGGGAATCAGCGCCGATCCGGTGGATCGGCAGAAGGAATTCGACGACAAGAACAGCCTGGGTTTTCCGCTCCTGTCCGATGCCGACCGGGAGGTCGCCAAGGCGTTCGGCGTGAAGCGGCTCGGTCCGTTGCCCTCGAAGCGGGCAACGTTCGTGATCGACACGGACCGGCGGCTCGTGAAGTCGATCCGCAGCGAGACGGACATGATCAAGCACGCCGACGAGGCGTTGGACGCCCTCCGCTCGCTCTAG
- a CDS encoding MmcQ/YjbR family DNA-binding protein, whose amino-acid sequence MADPFDTDPFDTDPFHSVRALALALPETNERISHGMPTFFIRDKKVFVSCVDDHHGDGIVGIWVGAAPGVQEELIEQEPDRFFRPPYVGHRGWVGVRLDVGRVDLDELREIITESFRLVAPKTLVKQLDAAGRA is encoded by the coding sequence ATGGCCGATCCGTTCGACACTGATCCGTTCGACACCGATCCGTTCCACAGCGTGCGCGCCCTGGCGCTCGCCCTTCCCGAGACCAACGAGCGGATCAGCCACGGCATGCCGACGTTCTTCATCCGCGACAAGAAGGTCTTCGTCAGTTGCGTCGACGATCACCACGGTGACGGCATCGTCGGGATCTGGGTCGGCGCCGCGCCCGGCGTGCAGGAGGAGTTGATCGAGCAGGAGCCCGATCGCTTCTTCCGGCCGCCCTACGTGGGCCATCGCGGCTGGGTCGGGGTGCGCCTCGACGTCGGCCGGGTCGACCTCGACGAGCTGCGCGAGATCATCACCGAGTCGTTCCGGCTCGTCGCGCCGAAGACCCTCGTCAAGCAGCTCGACGCCGCCGGCCGCGCGTGA